From Argopecten irradians isolate NY chromosome 2, Ai_NY, whole genome shotgun sequence, the proteins below share one genomic window:
- the LOC138315830 gene encoding uncharacterized protein, which translates to MAKECMDDVTFSRLLNDINQQTSSLDKKVETLYSSRGFFSADQAATILYSYGSPADKIKAIRVLEPRLCQMTCKDARDIIGAVSVHNDKLIVLDCIKRCLCDYQTTMGEEHILSAFHFEHDKQRAMQILQTVGSSVSNKVAAGGHQGYAALGGLYTQARPMVPHLYGPLHMQAELIPGYGKIEIPPEAQPGVVPSVYTGHPSYAYPPDKSYAEDRGYPGNSTVAPTRTYPAGAPPLGHHSGAPYSTGFPQLEA; encoded by the exons ATGGCTAAGGAATGCATGGATGATGTGACATTCAGCAGGTTGCTCAATGACATTAATCAG CAAACCTCATCTCTTGATAAGAAAGTTGAAACACTGTACAGTTCAAGGGGATTCTTTAGTGCTGACCAG GCAGCCACAATCTTGTACTCCTATGGAAGTCCTGCAGACAAGATCAAGGCAATCAGAGTTTTGGAGcct AGACTTTGTCAAATGACATGTAAAGATGCCAGAGATATCATTGGGGCGGTCAGTGTTCATAACGACAAATTAATTGTGTTGGACTGTATAAAAAG GTGTCTGTGTGACTATCAAACAACCATGGGAGAAGAACATATACTCAGCGCCTTCCATTTTGAACACGACAAACAAAGAGCTATGCAGATCCTGCAGACT GTTGGATCCTCTGTGTCCAATAAGGTAGCAGCTGGTGGTCACCAAGGTTACGCTGCCCTaggtggtctctatacacaGGCTCGGCCAATGGTTCCTCACCTTTACGGACCACTTCACATGCAAGCTGAACTAATCCCG GGATATGGTAAGATTGAGATTCCTCCGGAAGCCCAGCCTGGCGTGGTACCATCAGTTTACACTGGACACCCATCCTATGCCTACCCGCCGGACAAGAGTTACGCTGAAGACAGAGGCTATCCTGGCAACAGTACAGTAGCACCCACCCGCACCTACCCAGCTGGGGCACCACCTCTGGGCCACCACAGCGGGGCTCCATATTCCACAGGCTTTCCTCAACTCGAGGCCTAG